From Planococcus halocryophilus, the proteins below share one genomic window:
- a CDS encoding YkvA family protein, translating into MTNEYLKKPMPSEEKQQDFYQKLRKKVQKWVDNKPGVVGSVSGYVMFAPDLFHLLTRLMLDNRIDAKSKAAVGAGIMYFIAPIDFLPEILVGPGGFLDDVVVAVFVINTVLNKFPTEVITEHWTGDENLLSLVKKVSNSGNKYVSKLPAGRLVKRFTK; encoded by the coding sequence ATGACGAATGAATACTTAAAAAAACCAATGCCTAGTGAAGAAAAGCAACAAGACTTCTACCAAAAATTGCGCAAAAAAGTACAGAAATGGGTAGATAACAAGCCAGGTGTGGTCGGATCTGTTAGTGGTTATGTAATGTTCGCACCGGATTTGTTCCATTTGTTAACAAGGTTGATGCTAGATAACCGAATTGATGCTAAAAGCAAAGCAGCTGTCGGAGCAGGGATTATGTATTTCATTGCACCTATCGATTTTTTACCAGAGATCTTAGTAGGCCCTGGTGGATTTCTCGATGATGTCGTTGTAGCCGTATTTGTGATTAACACGGTACTAAATAAATTCCCGACGGAAGTTATAACAGAACATTGGACAGGTGATGAAAATTTATTGTCACTTGTTAAGAAAGTATCCAACTCAGGAAACAAATACGTTTCTAAGTTACCAGCAGGTCGTTTAGTAAAACGTTTTACAAAATAA
- a CDS encoding 5-bromo-4-chloroindolyl phosphate hydrolysis family protein, which produces MKPLKPIENFIKRQTVSLPIMAVMFPVLYLGAEIGLIASGAVAAGTYIASNSTLKQVQLSSDSKNFGMTRSEYKNVRMQIKEGKEKIKQLQGNYYKVRSISSFKQLMDMTKIANKIIMVVQQNPRKFYLAEPFFYSHLDSAIELTEKYTLLVGQPVKDTEMRITLQDTREMLLSLNKVMEQDLKRVLSSDIERLRMELDYAQLAVNQHNDQKLLVQPEPEHEGDVEDDRETIKSK; this is translated from the coding sequence ATGAAGCCCCTAAAGCCGATAGAAAATTTTATCAAAAGGCAAACCGTCAGCTTACCCATTATGGCGGTAATGTTTCCTGTACTTTATTTAGGTGCTGAAATTGGTTTAATTGCTTCTGGCGCTGTAGCTGCTGGTACGTACATAGCTAGCAACAGTACTCTGAAACAAGTTCAACTTTCTTCAGACTCTAAAAATTTTGGCATGACCCGCAGTGAATACAAAAATGTACGCATGCAAATAAAAGAAGGCAAAGAAAAAATTAAACAGCTTCAAGGAAATTATTATAAAGTCCGCTCCATTTCTTCTTTTAAACAATTAATGGACATGACAAAAATCGCAAATAAAATCATTATGGTGGTCCAACAAAATCCGAGAAAATTCTATTTAGCTGAACCGTTCTTTTATTCTCATTTGGATTCAGCGATTGAGTTAACCGAAAAGTACACATTATTAGTTGGGCAACCAGTTAAAGATACAGAAATGCGTATTACACTGCAAGATACTCGAGAAATGCTGTTATCCCTTAACAAAGTGATGGAGCAAGATTTAAAGCGTGTATTGTCCAGTGATATTGAACGATTGCGCATGGAATTAGATTACGCACAATTGGCAGTAAATCAACACAATGACCAGAAATTACTCGTTCAACCAGAACCTGAACACGAGGGAGACGTGGAAGATGACAGAGAAACCATCAAATCGAAGTGA
- a CDS encoding DUF1033 family protein produces MHEIIYMRTDYEPWWMFEGWEDKIMSRHEFSSTENAQSYLESVKNDFSRRFSNQQQKNAAFSCYWNEEETEYCENCEEYLQIFHGLIWLVNGQPNTSF; encoded by the coding sequence ATGCACGAAATTATCTATATGAGAACGGATTACGAACCGTGGTGGATGTTTGAGGGTTGGGAAGATAAAATTATGTCTCGACATGAATTTAGTTCAACCGAAAACGCTCAGTCTTATTTAGAAAGTGTAAAAAATGACTTTAGTCGCCGTTTTTCCAATCAACAACAAAAGAATGCTGCGTTTTCTTGTTATTGGAATGAAGAAGAAACGGAATACTGTGAAAATTGCGAAGAATACTTGCAAATATTTCATGGGCTAATCTGGCTAGTGAATGGACAACCAAATACGAGTTTTTAG
- a CDS encoding cold-shock protein, whose translation MEGTVKSFDENKGIGMITGDNGEDFFFEEININVDGFRKLIPGQPVKFTTYEGVADKERVATNVTLVF comes from the coding sequence ATGGAAGGAACAGTGAAATCGTTTGATGAAAACAAAGGTATAGGAATGATTACTGGTGACAATGGAGAAGACTTTTTCTTTGAGGAAATTAATATCAATGTTGATGGGTTTAGAAAACTAATTCCAGGACAGCCTGTAAAATTCACAACATATGAAGGCGTCGCCGATAAAGAACGTGTTGCGACGAACGTAACTTTGGTCTTTTAA
- a CDS encoding cold-shock protein: MQEGTVKWFNSEKGFGFIEVEGGDDVFVHFSAIQGEGFKTLDEGQRVEFEVEEGNRGPQATNVTKV; encoded by the coding sequence ATGCAAGAAGGAACAGTGAAATGGTTTAACTCAGAAAAAGGCTTTGGTTTTATCGAAGTTGAAGGCGGAGACGATGTATTCGTACACTTCTCAGCAATCCAAGGCGAAGGCTTTAAAACACTTGACGAAGGTCAACGCGTTGAATTTGAAGTAGAAGAAGGCAACCGCGGACCTCAAGCTACAAACGTAACTAAAGTCTAA
- a CDS encoding ABC-F family ATP-binding cassette domain-containing protein: MIAATDVSLRFGDRKLFEDVNIQFNPGNCYGLIGANGAGKSTFVKILSGELEPQSGNVYMGSGERLAVLKQNHFEYEEHVVLDTVIMGHKKLYEVMSEKNAIYMKEDFSDEDGMRAAELEGEFAELNGWEAESEAAILLQGLGISEDLHDKKMVELSGSDKVKVLLAQALFGKPDVLLLDEPTNHLDLKAIQWLEEFLMNFANTVVVVSHDRHFLNKVCTHIADLDFGKIQLYVGNYDFWYESSQLATRLASDQNSKKEEKIKELQAFIARFSANASKSKQATSRKKMLDKIELDDIRPSSRKYPFVNFTVGREIGNDVLTIKDLSQTVDGNKLLNNISFNMSKEDKIVLIGDPLAKSALLRILAEEDQPESGECRWGVTTSRAYLPIDNTSYFGGSETSLVEWLRQYSPEDESETFLRGFLGRMLFSGEEVKKKPSVLSGGEKVRCMLSKMMLSHSNVLLLDEPTNHLDLESIQALNNGMIAFKGAMVFTSHDHQFIQTVANRVIEIREDGSILDKQLTYDEFLEWKETQGITN, translated from the coding sequence ATGATAGCTGCAACTGATGTAAGTCTTCGCTTTGGTGACCGTAAACTTTTCGAAGATGTAAATATTCAATTTAACCCTGGTAACTGTTACGGATTAATTGGTGCCAATGGTGCCGGAAAATCGACTTTTGTTAAAATCCTTTCTGGTGAACTTGAACCTCAATCTGGAAATGTTTATATGGGCTCTGGTGAACGACTTGCTGTTCTAAAGCAAAACCATTTTGAGTACGAAGAACATGTAGTTCTTGACACCGTTATTATGGGACACAAGAAATTATACGAAGTAATGTCTGAGAAAAATGCGATTTATATGAAAGAAGATTTCTCTGATGAAGATGGCATGCGCGCTGCTGAACTTGAAGGCGAATTCGCTGAATTGAACGGTTGGGAAGCTGAATCTGAAGCAGCAATCTTGCTTCAAGGTCTTGGGATTTCTGAAGATCTTCATGATAAGAAAATGGTCGAATTATCTGGTTCTGATAAAGTAAAAGTGCTTTTAGCACAAGCTTTGTTTGGTAAACCTGATGTTCTCTTACTGGATGAGCCTACTAACCATTTGGACTTGAAAGCAATCCAATGGCTAGAAGAATTTTTGATGAACTTTGCGAATACTGTTGTTGTCGTTTCCCATGACCGTCACTTCCTTAACAAAGTATGTACGCATATTGCCGATCTTGACTTTGGGAAAATTCAACTATATGTCGGTAACTATGACTTTTGGTATGAATCAAGCCAATTAGCAACACGTTTAGCATCTGATCAAAACTCGAAAAAAGAAGAAAAGATCAAAGAACTTCAAGCTTTTATCGCTCGTTTCTCCGCCAACGCTTCAAAATCGAAGCAAGCGACGTCACGTAAGAAAATGCTTGATAAAATTGAGTTGGATGACATTCGTCCCTCTTCTCGTAAATATCCATTCGTTAACTTTACTGTTGGCCGTGAAATCGGGAACGATGTGTTAACAATTAAAGACCTTAGCCAAACGGTAGACGGCAACAAATTGTTAAACAATATCAGCTTTAACATGAGCAAAGAAGACAAAATTGTCTTAATCGGCGATCCGCTTGCGAAATCGGCACTGCTTCGTATTTTAGCTGAAGAAGACCAACCAGAATCTGGTGAATGCCGTTGGGGCGTAACCACTTCCCGCGCTTACTTACCAATCGATAACACAAGCTATTTTGGAGGTAGTGAAACCTCATTGGTAGAATGGCTACGCCAGTATTCTCCAGAAGATGAAAGTGAAACTTTCCTACGCGGATTCCTTGGTAGAATGTTATTCTCAGGAGAAGAAGTTAAAAAGAAACCTTCTGTTTTATCAGGTGGCGAAAAAGTGCGTTGCATGCTTTCAAAAATGATGCTATCACACTCGAATGTTCTATTATTAGACGAGCCAACTAACCACTTGGACCTTGAGTCTATCCAAGCATTAAATAACGGGATGATTGCCTTTAAAGGCGCAATGGTCTTCACTTCTCATGACCATCAGTTTATTCAAACCGTTGCAAACCGCGTGATAGAAATCCGTGAAGACGGATCAATTCTTGATAAGCAATTAACTTATGATGAGTTCTTGGAGTGGAAAGAAACGCAAGGAATCACAAACTAA